Proteins encoded within one genomic window of Paraglaciecola psychrophila 170:
- a CDS encoding TonB-dependent receptor, producing MIKQNKIAAAVAIGIAVLPYQSWAQENADKSVDDVEVIIVQATRKSAALEDIAGSLNVVSGKDIGPGGIQTSSDLAIEIPNFSVGEQFGVNRAFMRGIGFNSIDLGADGAVAFLQNGSVITRPAAQLAGFYDLSQVEVLRGPQGTLYGRGATGGVVNMVTTRPSSDLEGYSRITYGNYNTANLEGAIGGPINDKLMYRVAGEYESRDGYGTNRATGNPVDDRKAYAIRGSLLYDVSDDLEVLLVGDFFREDDFNYAFHDLGPSIIEKELLPGPVFGGQTIYDLTDNPETRDINSDQDAINDRRGVGLQSVITWRPGELKVESTTSYRQFERFNRNDLDVTDVDAFGQNNYTENSQAFTQDLTLSYSVDEWSFLGGASYVYEELDGEVLVLLNNIGTIIFGEPPGVIPDGIFRQKGSITTDAVGLFFETTYEVSPEFRLTAGGRYNHEKREGKGDFTFSPFGVFVETDKAESWNAFTPKFMMEYDFSDDLMLYAGITKGFKSGVINVGSVNPIIEPEFIWSYETGFKLHDKETGLILNGAAFFYDYTDLQVGFVNAESLVETINAASAEIWGIELDASFPVTENLSVRAFATYLNTEFTDFCNGYYAAGVPSKRQFVTCPTDPTISDLSGNQMPNAPEYTLAIFADYYLTLGNSGEMDFSIGANYQDDVYFTEFNNSDAYQEGFININASMKFTPASDRWSFSLWARNLTDEYVVANNITAAPLYSFSRVGSLRPPRTFGVTLDMNF from the coding sequence ATGATAAAGCAAAATAAAATTGCTGCTGCTGTGGCAATAGGTATCGCTGTACTCCCATATCAATCCTGGGCACAAGAAAACGCAGATAAGTCCGTAGACGACGTTGAAGTTATTATTGTTCAAGCAACAAGAAAAAGTGCTGCACTTGAAGATATAGCAGGATCATTGAACGTGGTCTCTGGCAAAGATATTGGTCCAGGCGGTATTCAAACTTCTTCTGATCTGGCTATAGAAATTCCTAATTTTTCTGTGGGTGAACAATTTGGTGTAAACCGTGCGTTCATGCGAGGAATTGGCTTTAATAGTATAGATCTTGGTGCAGATGGCGCAGTCGCTTTTCTACAAAATGGCTCTGTCATTACCCGTCCTGCAGCGCAGCTTGCTGGTTTCTATGATTTATCACAGGTCGAAGTACTTAGAGGTCCGCAAGGAACTTTGTACGGACGTGGAGCAACTGGTGGAGTTGTGAATATGGTGACAACTAGACCTTCTAGTGATTTGGAAGGATATAGTCGTATTACCTACGGTAATTACAACACAGCAAACTTAGAAGGTGCTATTGGAGGGCCGATTAATGACAAGTTGATGTATCGTGTTGCGGGTGAATACGAGAGTCGAGATGGATATGGTACCAATCGAGCAACAGGTAATCCTGTTGATGACCGTAAAGCCTATGCTATACGTGGGTCACTTCTATATGACGTGAGTGATGATTTAGAAGTTTTATTGGTTGGTGATTTTTTTCGAGAAGATGATTTCAACTACGCTTTTCATGATCTCGGACCATCTATTATTGAAAAGGAACTCTTACCTGGACCAGTCTTTGGCGGGCAGACTATTTATGATTTGACAGATAACCCTGAAACCCGTGATATCAATTCAGATCAAGATGCAATAAATGATCGAAGAGGGGTGGGATTGCAAAGTGTAATCACCTGGCGTCCCGGTGAATTGAAGGTTGAATCAACAACATCTTATCGTCAATTCGAACGTTTTAACCGGAATGATCTAGATGTAACCGACGTCGATGCATTTGGACAAAATAACTACACCGAAAATAGCCAAGCTTTTACACAAGACCTCACCCTGAGCTACAGCGTTGATGAATGGTCATTTCTTGGCGGCGCGTCATATGTTTATGAAGAGCTTGATGGTGAGGTGCTAGTACTCTTAAATAATATCGGCACTATTATTTTTGGCGAACCCCCAGGAGTTATTCCTGACGGAATTTTTCGTCAAAAGGGTTCTATAACTACCGATGCCGTAGGTTTATTTTTTGAGACAACGTATGAAGTATCACCAGAATTTAGATTAACTGCTGGCGGGCGCTATAATCACGAAAAACGTGAAGGAAAAGGTGATTTTACTTTCTCCCCATTTGGTGTTTTTGTCGAAACTGACAAAGCAGAAAGTTGGAATGCATTTACCCCAAAATTCATGATGGAATATGATTTCAGTGATGACTTGATGTTATATGCAGGGATAACGAAAGGCTTTAAAAGTGGCGTGATAAATGTTGGAAGTGTTAATCCTATAATTGAACCTGAATTTATTTGGAGTTATGAAACTGGCTTCAAATTACACGATAAAGAAACTGGTTTAATCTTAAATGGTGCGGCTTTCTTCTATGATTATACCGATTTACAAGTTGGATTTGTAAATGCAGAGAGTCTTGTGGAAACTATAAACGCGGCATCTGCAGAAATTTGGGGTATTGAGTTAGACGCTTCATTTCCTGTTACCGAAAACCTTTCAGTTCGTGCGTTTGCAACATACCTTAATACAGAATTTACTGACTTCTGTAATGGGTACTATGCTGCAGGGGTTCCATCAAAAAGACAGTTTGTAACGTGTCCTACAGACCCTACCATAAGTGATTTGTCTGGTAATCAAATGCCTAATGCACCTGAATATACACTGGCTATTTTTGCTGATTATTATCTAACTTTAGGAAATTCAGGCGAGATGGATTTTTCTATTGGTGCCAATTATCAAGATGACGTTTATTTTACTGAGTTTAATAATAGTGACGCTTACCAAGAGGGATTCATTAACATTAATGCAAGTATGAAATTTACTCCTGCGAGCGATAGGTGGTCTTTTTCTTTGTGGGCCCGGAATCTAACGGATGAATATGTCGTAGCGAATAATATCACTGCAGCACCACTATATAGCTTTTCGCGTGTTGGCTCGCTTCGACCGCCGAGAACATTTGGTGTCACTTTAGATATGAACTTCTAA
- a CDS encoding iron-containing alcohol dehydrogenase, with translation MSGKYQVTLAATEQVMFGRPASECIKELVKQYKFERVLILASKSLNENTSEISNIEAALGRHHAATIDGIQPHAPRADVIKVTDAIRSVNADLVVTVGGGSVTDAGKIAALLVKHNVTDSSQMEALRITMTETGEMVNPLDNMVDAGPDIAIICVPTTLSGGEFNPLSGATDEVSGHKQAYSHREMAPKAIILDPAITVHTPEWLWISTGVRSIDHCVETLASHLSNDFADGLAANALRMLSEGLKQMKTDPQDLDARLKCQMGAWQSMVPIIGGVPMGASHAIGHILGGACNVPHGYTSCVMSPYVLEWNRAHDESRQVRICEALGAGEKTASEALDELIRMLGMPRTLTEVGVSEDKFDMVADLTLEDIWGRTNPRPIVDANSIKEILKMAM, from the coding sequence ATGTCTGGAAAGTATCAAGTAACTTTAGCTGCGACGGAACAAGTCATGTTTGGTCGTCCCGCTAGTGAATGTATAAAAGAATTAGTTAAACAATATAAATTTGAGAGAGTTTTAATATTGGCTAGTAAATCTCTCAACGAAAACACCAGTGAAATTTCTAATATAGAAGCAGCGCTTGGGCGCCATCATGCTGCAACTATTGACGGGATACAGCCTCATGCACCAAGAGCTGATGTGATTAAGGTTACAGACGCAATTCGCTCAGTAAATGCAGATCTAGTCGTAACCGTTGGCGGCGGATCAGTAACCGACGCGGGTAAAATTGCCGCACTACTTGTTAAGCACAATGTAACTGATTCCAGTCAAATGGAAGCATTGCGGATAACAATGACTGAAACTGGCGAAATGGTTAACCCTCTGGATAATATGGTTGATGCTGGTCCTGATATAGCGATTATTTGTGTACCAACAACGCTATCTGGTGGGGAGTTCAACCCACTATCAGGAGCAACAGACGAAGTAAGCGGCCATAAGCAAGCATATTCCCACCGTGAAATGGCACCTAAAGCGATCATTCTTGATCCGGCAATAACTGTGCACACACCTGAATGGCTCTGGATCTCTACAGGAGTAAGGTCAATTGACCATTGTGTCGAAACGCTAGCTTCACACTTATCTAATGATTTTGCAGATGGTTTGGCTGCCAATGCTTTACGTATGTTGTCAGAAGGTTTGAAACAAATGAAAACGGATCCTCAGGATCTCGATGCGCGCCTGAAATGTCAAATGGGTGCCTGGCAGTCAATGGTACCAATTATAGGCGGCGTACCTATGGGAGCTAGTCACGCTATTGGTCATATCTTAGGTGGTGCTTGCAATGTTCCTCATGGTTATACGTCCTGTGTAATGTCCCCTTATGTATTGGAATGGAATAGAGCACATGATGAATCTCGTCAGGTTCGTATCTGTGAAGCATTGGGAGCGGGTGAAAAAACAGCCTCTGAGGCGCTTGATGAATTGATTAGGATGCTTGGTATGCCTCGCACATTGACTGAGGTCGGAGTGAGTGAAGATAAGTTTGATATGGTCGCTGATTTGACATTAGAGGATATATGGGGACGCACAAATCCGAGACCTATAGTGGATGCAAACAGTATTAAAGAAATCCTTAAAATGGCGATGTGA
- a CDS encoding TetR/AcrR family transcriptional regulator → MTSTTDNNSENSKNQSDDTKHTLGHLKGELLSLKRNRILEEATILFFDQGYAGTTIDAIAKRLQVTKPFIYSYFKNKEAILAAVCETGVNESLEVLQKALSTDGSYRDIFIQTLWQVGNVVIKRQACIVTYLREIKKLNPQDGQRILLKRHEFDHNIAKLINCGASAGEFELSAHEMDVIWIGGLITWLPVWFSLNGTLSQHDVLLSFVSAGLKLIGAEKMSELEKNKITKQ, encoded by the coding sequence ATGACTTCAACAACTGATAACAATTCAGAAAATTCTAAAAATCAAAGTGATGATACAAAACATACTCTGGGTCACCTGAAGGGTGAGTTGCTTTCATTAAAACGAAATCGAATTCTGGAGGAGGCAACGATACTTTTTTTTGATCAAGGTTATGCGGGTACAACAATTGACGCAATTGCAAAAAGACTGCAAGTAACCAAACCTTTTATATATAGCTACTTTAAGAACAAAGAAGCGATATTGGCAGCCGTTTGTGAAACTGGAGTCAATGAATCATTAGAGGTTTTGCAAAAGGCATTATCAACTGATGGTTCTTACCGAGATATTTTTATTCAAACTCTCTGGCAGGTAGGGAATGTCGTTATAAAACGGCAAGCCTGCATCGTTACGTATCTGAGAGAAATCAAAAAACTAAATCCACAAGATGGCCAGCGTATTCTGCTGAAACGCCATGAATTTGATCACAATATCGCTAAGTTGATTAATTGTGGGGCAAGTGCTGGCGAGTTTGAATTGAGTGCCCATGAAATGGATGTCATTTGGATTGGTGGCTTAATCACTTGGTTGCCTGTTTGGTTCTCGTTAAATGGGACGTTATCACAGCATGATGTTCTCTTGAGTTTTGTGAGCGCCGGATTAAAACTAATTGGTGCAGAAAAAATGTCCGAATTAGAGAAAAATAAAATTACCAAACAGTAA
- a CDS encoding AMP-binding protein, with protein sequence MKQSDFYDYRIPDRDKCVVRYLIDRWAAETPDKVYVQFEDGDAWTFAELKERVIRVAAGFQKQGVKQGETVAVWLPNGPDALLAFYALNYIGAIFVPFNTAYRGNMLRHVIDNSDASIIVVHKDLVPRLTEIDLANLKVQILSGGGSDVDTGLKSHFFDDLKHSTNELTPLIRPIDPWDPQSIIYTSGTTGPSKGVLSSYLHMFSNAGPETWPMVTHEDRYLVAAPLFHIGGMAPPFVMLVRGASFALLSGFSTDKFWAAAKKSKATVVFLLGVMATFLMKQPKSEHDKKHGVKKAFMVPLSDDALAFNERFGIDIYTIFNMTEISSPIVSEPNPSVRGTCGKVRPGVEVRLVDSNDCEVPVGQVGEMIVRTDRPWGMNSGYYKNSEATAEAWRNGWFHTGDAFRQNESGYFYFVDRIKDAIRRRGENISSFEVEAEICSHPAVKEAAAIGVPSEATEDDVMAIISIVEGAEIDLKALCEFLVNRMPYYMVPRYIRIVDALPKTPTEKVQKSQLRIEGLTSDTWDRDKSGLRFSREVLGQN encoded by the coding sequence ATGAAACAAAGTGACTTTTATGATTACAGAATACCGGATCGCGATAAATGTGTGGTTAGATATTTAATTGACCGCTGGGCAGCAGAAACCCCAGATAAAGTATATGTCCAATTTGAAGATGGGGATGCTTGGACTTTCGCTGAATTGAAAGAACGAGTCATTCGAGTCGCAGCAGGGTTCCAAAAGCAAGGAGTGAAGCAGGGCGAAACCGTTGCTGTTTGGTTGCCAAATGGACCTGATGCATTACTCGCATTTTATGCTTTAAATTATATCGGTGCGATTTTCGTCCCGTTTAATACTGCTTATCGAGGCAACATGTTACGCCATGTTATCGATAACTCCGATGCTAGCATTATCGTTGTACACAAAGATTTAGTTCCTAGATTGACTGAGATTGATTTAGCTAACCTAAAGGTTCAAATACTTAGTGGTGGGGGAAGTGATGTGGATACTGGTTTAAAAAGTCACTTTTTTGATGATTTAAAGCACTCAACTAATGAACTAACCCCGTTGATTAGACCAATTGACCCTTGGGATCCGCAATCTATTATTTACACTTCAGGAACAACAGGTCCGTCTAAAGGCGTGTTGTCATCATACCTACATATGTTTAGTAACGCAGGTCCTGAAACTTGGCCAATGGTAACCCACGAAGATAGATATTTGGTCGCAGCTCCTCTTTTTCACATCGGCGGAATGGCGCCTCCATTTGTAATGTTAGTGCGTGGAGCATCGTTTGCATTATTAAGTGGGTTTTCAACCGATAAATTTTGGGCTGCGGCAAAAAAATCGAAAGCTACCGTAGTTTTCCTCTTAGGTGTAATGGCAACATTTTTAATGAAGCAACCCAAAAGTGAACATGACAAAAAACACGGAGTGAAAAAAGCGTTTATGGTTCCATTATCTGACGATGCGCTTGCCTTTAATGAGCGTTTTGGGATTGATATTTATACGATTTTTAATATGACTGAAATCTCATCACCAATTGTATCGGAACCTAACCCGTCGGTTAGAGGCACGTGTGGAAAAGTGCGACCTGGAGTTGAAGTGAGATTGGTTGATAGCAATGACTGTGAAGTTCCTGTAGGACAAGTCGGCGAAATGATAGTCCGCACCGACCGACCCTGGGGTATGAATAGTGGCTATTACAAAAATAGTGAAGCTACAGCTGAGGCATGGCGCAATGGATGGTTTCATACCGGTGATGCTTTTCGTCAGAACGAAAGCGGATATTTCTATTTTGTCGATCGTATCAAGGATGCTATCCGTCGACGAGGAGAAAATATTTCTTCTTTTGAAGTGGAAGCTGAAATTTGTAGTCATCCAGCAGTAAAAGAAGCAGCAGCGATAGGGGTACCTAGCGAAGCAACAGAAGACGATGTTATGGCGATAATTTCCATTGTAGAGGGCGCAGAAATAGACCTCAAAGCATTGTGTGAATTTTTGGTTAATCGAATGCCATATTACATGGTGCCGCGTTATATCAGGATCGTAGATGCGCTGCCAAAAACACCTACTGAAAAAGTGCAGAAATCTCAACTTAGGATAGAAGGCTTAACATCTGATACCTGGGATCGAGACAAATCCGGTTTACGATTTAGCCGAGAAGTTTTAGGGCAAAACTGA